A part of Capsicum annuum cultivar UCD-10X-F1 chromosome 6, UCD10Xv1.1, whole genome shotgun sequence genomic DNA contains:
- the LOC107873033 gene encoding floral homeotic protein PMADS 2, whose translation MGRGKIEIKRIENSNNRQVTYSKRRNGIIKKAREITVLCDAKVSLIIFGTSGKMHEYCSPSTTMSDILDGYQKASGRRLWDAKHENLSNEIDRIKKENDSMQVKLRHLKGEDINSLNHKELMVMEEALENGLSSISAKQSEILRMVRKNDQILEEEHKQLQYALHQKEMAAMGGNMRGIHEEAMYHQREREDYEYQQMPFALRVQPMQPNLHERM comes from the exons ATGGGGAGAGGGAAAATAGAGATAAAGAGAATAGAAAACTCAAACAACAGGCAAGTGACATACTCAAAGAGAAGAAATGGGATCATCAAGAAAGCTAGAGAAATCACTGTTCTTTGTGATGCCAAAGTCTCCCTTATCATCTTTGGTACTTCTGGCAAGATGCATGAATATTGTAGCCCTTCTACTAC gATGAGTGATATACTAGATGGTTACCAAAAAGCTTCTGGGAGGAGGCTATGGGATGCTAAGCATGAG AATTTGAGCAATGAAATTGATAGAATCAAGAAAGAGAATGACAGTATGCAGGTTAAGCTCAg GCACCTTAAAGGAGAAGATATCAATTCACTGAACCACAAAGAGCTTATGGTTATGGAAGAAGCATTAGAAAATGGGCTTTCTAGTATCAGTGCCAAGCAG TCTGAGATCTTGAGGATGGTCAGGAAAAAT GATCAAATTCTGGAGGAGGAACATAAGCAACTTCAATATGCTTTG CACCAAAAGGAGATGGCAGCCATGGGTGGAAATATGAGAGGGATTCATGAGGAAGCTATGTACCATCAAAGAGAAAGGGAGGATTACGAGTACCAGCAGATGCCATTTGCTCTACGAGTTCAGCCGATGCAGCCAAATCTACATGAAAGAATGTAG